A part of Rhodothermales bacterium genomic DNA contains:
- a CDS encoding deoxynucleoside kinase — MSASKVTKLPAPYPDHLTSRRVSDNNNKKFVAIAGNIGAGKSTLTGFISDYFQWDALYERVDDNPYLSDFYDDMERWSFNLQVFFLSSRFNHQRKIELAPQSVVQDRSIYEDAEIFARNLYEMGFMTERDFTNYQDLFAIMTSYLRPPDLLVYLRASVPTLVKHIESRGRDFESTIRIEYLKKLNVHYENWIERYDLGPKLVIDVDTIDFVNEDEHRREVLGQIEGRLFGLFPESAPKLSL, encoded by the coding sequence ATGTCCGCTTCGAAGGTCACGAAACTTCCGGCTCCGTATCCTGACCACTTAACTTCTCGACGCGTGAGCGACAACAACAACAAGAAATTTGTAGCTATTGCGGGCAACATCGGGGCCGGCAAAAGCACACTGACCGGTTTCATCAGCGATTACTTCCAGTGGGATGCTCTCTACGAGCGCGTCGACGACAATCCGTATCTGTCGGACTTTTACGACGACATGGAGCGATGGTCATTCAACCTGCAGGTCTTTTTTCTCTCCAGTCGCTTCAATCATCAGCGCAAGATCGAGCTCGCACCACAGTCAGTCGTCCAGGACAGGTCCATCTACGAGGACGCTGAGATCTTTGCTCGCAATCTGTACGAGATGGGCTTCATGACGGAGCGTGACTTTACCAACTACCAGGACCTGTTCGCGATCATGACGTCGTATCTGCGCCCTCCGGATTTGCTGGTGTACCTGCGAGCGTCCGTGCCGACACTGGTGAAGCACATTGAGTCGCGTGGGCGTGACTTTGAATCCACCATCCGAATCGAGTACCTGAAGAAACTCAACGTTCATTACGAGAACTGGATTGAGAGGTACGATCTCGGACCGAAACTGGTCATTGACGTCGACACGATTGATTTCGTCAACGAAGACGAACATCGCCGAGAAGTCCTCGGCCAAATTGAGGGCCGCCTGTTTGGCCTTTTCCCGGAATCTGCCCCGAAGCTGAGCCTTTGA
- a CDS encoding ATP-dependent 6-phosphofructokinase, with translation MSQRFRVGVLTGGGDCPGLNAVIRAVTKSLILQHNAQVIGFEDGFLGLIERRIRPLSYSDVSGILTRGGTILGTSNKANPFNYHERGGADVSAQVARNYEELGLRALITIGGDGTMSISHRLNEMGIKVVGVPKTIDNDLVGTERTFGFDTAVSIATEAIDRLHTTAQSHNRVMIIETMGRYAGWIALFAGTAGGADIILMPELDYDIESVARICREREMGGQNFTIIAIAEGAKPVGGELTVKRVIADSPDPVRLGGIGYVLGDQLRGLIRSEVRTSVLGHIQRGGTPTAYDRNLATAYGSFAASMVIDGRFGRMVALQGNQLTSVRLEEVANKTRTVPMDTPMVAAALAVGTSFGIPGMDVRFEGHETSGSVS, from the coding sequence ATGTCCCAACGTTTTCGCGTAGGTGTGCTAACGGGCGGCGGTGACTGCCCGGGTTTGAATGCCGTAATTCGCGCAGTGACGAAAAGCCTCATCCTCCAGCACAATGCGCAGGTCATTGGCTTTGAGGATGGTTTCCTTGGCTTGATCGAGCGGCGGATCCGGCCGCTGTCATACTCGGACGTGAGCGGAATTCTCACCCGCGGGGGGACCATACTGGGCACGAGCAACAAGGCGAACCCCTTCAACTACCACGAGCGGGGCGGTGCAGACGTCTCGGCGCAGGTGGCGAGGAACTATGAAGAGCTCGGGCTGCGCGCTCTGATTACGATAGGGGGTGACGGGACCATGTCGATCTCCCATCGACTGAACGAGATGGGAATAAAGGTCGTGGGTGTGCCCAAAACGATTGACAACGATCTCGTGGGTACCGAGCGGACCTTCGGATTCGACACCGCTGTTTCGATCGCAACCGAAGCCATTGACCGTCTCCACACGACTGCGCAGAGTCACAACCGCGTGATGATCATTGAAACGATGGGGCGCTATGCTGGCTGGATTGCACTATTTGCCGGCACAGCCGGTGGCGCCGACATCATCCTGATGCCCGAACTCGACTACGACATTGAATCGGTCGCACGCATCTGCCGGGAGCGCGAGATGGGAGGACAGAATTTCACGATCATTGCGATCGCTGAGGGAGCCAAGCCGGTCGGTGGTGAACTGACGGTCAAGCGTGTCATCGCGGACAGTCCGGATCCGGTGCGCCTCGGAGGGATCGGGTATGTTCTCGGCGACCAGCTGCGCGGACTCATTCGCAGCGAGGTGCGTACGTCGGTGCTGGGACACATACAGCGAGGGGGAACACCGACGGCGTACGATCGAAATCTCGCCACGGCGTACGGATCGTTTGCCGCCTCGATGGTGATCGACGGACGATTTGGCCGCATGGTCGCTCTTCAGGGAAATCAATTAACTTCTGTCCGCCTCGAAGAGGTAGCAAACAAAACCAGAACGGTTCCAATGGACACACCGATGGTGGCAGCTGCACTCGCGGTCGGCACTTCGTTCGGAATTCCGGGAATGGATGTCCGCTTCGAAGGTCACGAAACTTCCGGCTCCGTATCCTGA